GCATTAATATTCCCTCCTTTATCAAACGGATCGCTACTGACAATTTGAAAGGCTCGGCACAGACGATCATGGATTCCAATCCTGTGGGTGCCAGCTGTGCCCGTGTCTGTCCTACAGATGAACTGTGCGAGGGAGCCTGTGTGCTAAATGATGCCTCGGCGCCGATCCAAATCGGACTGCTGCAGCGGTATGCCACAGATTGGGCGATGAACAGCGGCGTTCAATTATTTCAAGCTGGTGCCCCTAATGGGAAAAAGGTAGCCGTAATCGGTGGCGGTCCTGCGGGATTGTCAGCGGCAAGGGAGCTTGCCCGTGAAGGCTTTTCTGTTGTGATCTACGAAGCGAAGGAGCTGGCTGGTGGACTGGATACACATGGGATTGTGTCGTTTCGGCTTCCGCAGTCTATATCCCTTTGGGAAGTAGAGCAGGTAGAACAGCTCGGTGTGGAGATACGTACAGGTACGAAAGTCGGAGTAGATGTCTCTGTAGAAGAGCTAAAGCTGAACTATGATGCCATCGTTTTGGCAGCGGGTATGGGCTATGTGCCTCCGATAGGGATTGAAGGCGAAAAACTAGCTGGCGTATATGATGCCATTGCGCTCGTAGAATCCACTAAGACAGGTATTCCTCTGCTAGAGCTGATGGGTCAGCGAGTTGCTGTCATTGGCGCAGGAAATACGGCTATTGATGCGGCTACTTGCTCGGTGCGACTGGGAGCCACCAATGTAAAAATGGTCTACCGCCGGACCCGCGAGGAGATGACGGCTTATGACTTTGAATATGAATTTGCGAAGCAGGAAGGTGTGGAGTTCAGTTGGCTAACCTTACCGAAACGTATCGTGGGTGATGAGCTTGGGAATGTAACCGCGCTGGAATGTGTGCAGATGAAGCTGACAGAGGAGCTGGGCAAAGATGGACGTCCAGTGCCTATACCGATAGAGGGTTCTGAGTTCTTGATTCCTGTAGATGCGGTTGTAGTAGCTATTGGTCAAAAGCGTCGCCTAGATCTAATAGATTCCTTAGGTCTTGCGCATGATCGCGGGGTTGTGAGGGTGGATGAGGCCACTTGCCGGACTTCCGATCCACAAATCTATGCTGCTGGGGATATCATATTTGGTTCAGGTAAAGGTGAGGCCATGGTTGTATCGGCGGCACAGCAGGGAAAAGATGCGGCCCATGCGATTGTAAAACAGTTCTCCGACCAGCAGGAGGTCGTCGTTAGATCTGCAGGTTGAGCGTAGAAATCAAATTGGATTTTACATGACAGGGAGGGAACATCAATGGCAGATTTAAGTATTAATCTCGCAGGAATCAAATCACCGAATCCGTTCTGGCTGGCCTCCGCGCCGCCTACGAATACAGGCTATCAAGTACAGCGGGCCTTTGAAGCAGGTTGGGGTGGTGCGGTGTGGAAGACGCTCGGCGATCCGATCATTAATACCTCATCACGTTTTGCGGCAGTGAATTTCAATGGGCAACGGGTTGCAGGCTTCAACAATATTGAACTGATCACCGACCGTCCACTTGAGGTCAATCTGAAGGAAATCTATGAAACGAAGAAAAGATTCCCGAATCATGCGATTATAGCCTCCCTGATGGTAGAACCTTCGCAGCAAAAATGGCATGAGATTGTTAAGCGGGTAGAGGATGTCGGCGTAGACGGTCTGGAGCTTAACTTTGGTTGTCCGCATGGGATGGCTGAGCGCGGGATGGGCGCTGCTTCGGGGCAACAGCCTGATCTGGTGCAAGCACAGACCACTTGGGTAAAAGAAGTAGCGACGACCCCGGTGATTGTGAAGCTGACGCCCAACATTACGGATATTACCGTCGTTGCCCGTCATGCGGTTAAGGGTGGGGCGGATGCGATTAGTATGATCAACACGATCAACAGTCTTGCAGGGGTAGATATTCATAGCTGGAATACGATTCCGAATGTTGGAGGACAGGGCGCGCATGGCGGTTACTGCGGTCCGGCTGTGAAGCCTATTGCGCTTAGTATGGTAGCGGAATGTGCTCGTGACCGAGGTGTGGGTATTCCTATCTCCGGCATCGGTGGTATTTCTACTTGGCAGGATGTTGTTGAGTTTATGCTAATGGGCGCTACAGGCATTCAAGTATGTACAGCAGTCATGCATCATGGCTTCCGGATTGTGGAGGAAATGATCGATGGTCTGAATAACTATTTGGATGACAAAGGTCTGGCTTCCGTAACTGAGCTCATTGGTAAATCGGTATCCAGATACTCTAACTGGGGTGATCTGGATCTCAACTATAAAGTCGTTGCCCGTATAAATGAGGAGAACTGCATTAACTGTAATAAGTGCCATATCGCCTGCGAAGATGCATCGCATCAATGTATTGATATGTTAACTAACGCAGATGGGAAAGCTATTCTACAGGTGCGCGAGGAAGATTGTGTAGGCTGTAATCTTTGTTCTATTGTTTGTCCAGCAGATGGTGCGATTGATATGGTTCCATTGGACACTGGGGCAGCCCCTCTGACCTGGAATGAACGGCAGAAGGTGATCAGCAGCTTGAATAGCTCCTATTCAGAAGTGGAGGTGGTGTAAGGATGAAGAAGATTATTAAGAATGGAATCATCGTTACCGCAGCAGATACTTATACAGGCGATGTGGCTATTGAAAATGGGGTTATTACGGCGATTGGCTTTCATTTGGAGACCTCGGGTGCGGAGGTTATCGATGCCTCTGGTTGTTATGTTTTTCCTGGGGGCATTGATCCGCATACGCATCTGGATATGCCTTTTGGCGGCACGGTTACAGCGGATGATTTCGAGACGGGGACGATTGCTGCTGCATATGGTGGCACGACCACAGTCATTGATTTTTGCCTAACCACCAAAGGACAACCGCTCCAGCAAGCCGTAGATACATGGCATCATAAATCGCAGGATAAAGCGGTGATTGATTACAGCTTTCATCTTATGGTATCGGAGCTGAACGATAAGGTGCTTGGCGAGCTTCCGGAGATTATTGAGAAGGAAGGCATTACCTCGCTCAAAGTATTTATGGCGTATAAGAATACTTTCCAGGCGGATGACGGTACACTTTTTAAGACGCTGCAAGCTGCGAAAAAAGAAGGTGCGCTCGTGATGGTGCATGCGGAGAATGGGGATGTCATTGAATATCTGGTGGAGCAGGCCTTGGCCGCAGGCAACACCGATCCGATCTTTCATGCACTGACCCGTCCGCCAGAGCTGGAGGGTGAAGCCACGGGACGCGCTGCTTACTTGACGGAACTAACAGATTCACAGCTGTACGTTGTACATGTGACCTGTGCGAAAGCCGCTTGGAAGATTGCTGAAGCGCGTAAAAAAGGACTGCGTGTCTACGGAGAAACTTGTCCGCAGTACTTAGTGCTGGATCAGACGGCGTTGGAAAAGCCCAACTTCGAAGGTGCGAAATACGTATGGTCTCCGCCACTGCGTGAGCAGTGGAATCAGGATGTGCTATGGGATGCGCTTTGGAGCGGCAGCTTGCAGACGATAGGCTCGGATCAATGCTCCTTTGATTTCAAAGGACAAAAGGATCTGGGACTTGGCGATTTCTCCAAAATCCCGAACGGTGGGCCGACCATCGAGGATCGATTTACGATTCTATATTCGGAAGGTGTGCAGAAAGGCCGGATCTCGTTGAACAAATTCGTAGACATTATTGCTACCTCCAGTGCTAAGCTGTTTGGATTGTATCCGCAAAAAGGCACAGTAGCAGTAGGGAGTGACGCTGATCTGGTCATTTTTGATCCTTCTGTGGAGAGAGTTCTCTCCGCTGATACGCACCATATGAACGTCGATTATAATGCGTTTGAGGGCTTTGAAGTGAAAGGTGAGCCTGTTTCTGTCCTTAGTCGAGGCGAGTTTGTGATTCGAGACAAGCAATTTGTTGGCAAGGCTGGCTCGGGAAAATATTTAAAACGTAAGCGTTTTGCAGCAGAGGCGCCTCTTCCATCCAAAGCGGAAATTAGCGGAGGTGTAATCTAATGTCTGCTTTTGCGGAATATGCCAAAGAACAGCAAGAGATCGACGGGCTGCTCTTTAAAGGATATACGATCACCAGTATCCTAGAGGATTTGGATGGTGCTCGGGTCACGTTCGTTAGAGGGGAACCGGCCAAGAGCTCAATGGAGTTATTATTGCTGACAGCGGATGCCCGTAAGTATGTGACGACCGTTGTGATTGCTGGGTTGATGGCGGCAGATGAGCAGACAGGTTGTTACAGTGGAGAGGTTTAAGGTGAGCGAATTGAAAGCTGAGTAGTAAGCTCCTGGGAGATCATGGGCTTGGTGCTCGGCTTTTTATTGTGCCTATGAAAGGGTGCGAGGAGATAACCTCCCTGAAAATAGCCGATTATCGTCTCGGAGTATACTTTTTGGGGAAATCCTCCCCAAAAGGTAGCTGATTATGGTCCCGAAATAGACGTTTTAGGGAAAACCTCCCTAAAAATCACTGAAATGCGCCGATTTTGCTCAAATTCGCTAAATATTAGGGAAGCTTTCCCTAATTTGCAGTTATAGGCACCTGAAGACCAACAATCAGGGAGGATTTCCCTAATCTATCTCTTCTGCTGCTGCTCGCGCTCCATATACTCATGCCGTAATATGGACATGATATGCAGAGATTCGAAGCGTTCCCCTACTTTTATGCAATCACGCAGAGTGCCTTCCAGTGTAAAGCCACAGCTTTCGTAGACATGGCGAGCTCTATGGTTGTGATCCCTAACATCTAACCATAGGCGATGTGTTTCGGTGTGTCGGAAGATCCAGTCGGTCACGAGATGAAGTGATAGCTTGCCATACCCAAGCCCTTTGGAATGGATGACAACTCTTTTAATGCAGACGGTAAGGTGTGTCTTGAAGTCCTGTTACGATGATATAGCCGACTCTTTTTCCTGAGCTTTCTCTAATTGTAAGGTGTAGAATATCTGGATCTTGGATGGCCGCAGTATGCTCCTCTTTGCTCCATTGTCCGATATAGGCACGATTTCCTTCGTTTTGTTCTGTTGCTAATACGAATGCTAAATCCTGAACGGTTGTACGTTGTAGATCCAAGGCTTCTGAATGGATGATCATAACCATGCGCCCCTGTCTCATATGTATTTTCTAAACCATGGTAACTGACGGTTTACTTGCTGTCATTCATGGAGTTCTAGCTTGTTTTCTTTATATTGGAAGAGCTCTAGGAATGATCACAACTTCGTGTATAATTGAGACCAGGTGTTAAGAATTCCAATCGGATGAGGAGATCAGCTGGTTATGTACTTTCTTGATATTATGTCTTGGCTGACAGAGGATAATCTGCGGCATTTGCTTGAACAATATCGTTCGTTTGGGCCCTTTCCGGGCATTGCGTTAACGTTTATGAAATCATTTATACCACCACTACCAACTATTGCGATCGTCGGATTAAACGGGGCTGTATATGGTTTATGGTTAGGTTTTTTGTATTCTTGGATCGGCTTGGTTGCGGGCTGTGTGACCACATTTTGGATTATTCGCAAAGTAGCCTCTCATCGTTATCTACGAAAATGGGCAGAACGGCCAAAGGTAGCCAAAAGCATGACATGGGTGCGGCAAAGTGGGTTCAGCTATGTATTTCTGCTAAGTATATTCCCGGTAGGCCCCTTCGTTGTAGTTAATATGGCTGCTGGTCTTGCCGGAATGAGGTTTCGTTCATACATCCTTGCGCTCACTGTGGGCAAGGCGATTATGGTATTCGCGGTATCATATATTGGAAATGATCTTGAACGATTCATCCGCCAGCCGTGGGAGATCATCTATGTCTTGGTGTTTATTGGACTGTCACTATGGGGAGTCAAAGCCATTGAGGCGCGGTTCGCTAGAACGGTGCAGGATGGAAATAAGGTCGCTTAGTCCTGTGAATGAACTCACTTGAATATCTGAATCTAAACAGATCGAAGGAGGAAATGATGATGAAATATCGTAAGCTTGGTAGTACAGGAATGAATGTATCGGTGATCGGCTTAGGTACTTGGCAGTTCGGTGGAGAGTGGGGCAAGGATTTCACTCAAGCAGAAGTGGATGCCATGCTAGATAAGGCTGGAGAGCTGGGTATTAATTTGATTGATACGGCTGAGTGTTATGGAGATCACTTATCAGAGAAGTTCATCGGGGGCTATCTGGCTCGCCGGAAACGTGAGGACTGGATTGTGGCTACGAAATTTGGACATCATTTTCAGGGGCATCTGCAGCGGGAACAGCTGTGGCGTGCTGAGGATGTACTGAAGCAGCTAGACGATTCACTGCGTGCACTCCAGACAGAGTATATCGACCTCTATCAATTCCACTCTGGAACCGACGAGCAATTCGATAATGATAAGCTGTGGAGTATGCTCGACAGACAGAAGCAGGCAGGGAAAATCCGTCATTTAGGCGTCTCGATCAGTGCATCGGGCTCAGGTGTGCATCAGACCTCTGCAGCAGCAGATGTGCAGGCAGAGGCCATACAAGTGGTATATAATCGGCTGGATCGTAAACCTGAGGAAGAGATTTTTCCGATTTGCATCGAGAATCAATTAGGCGTATTGGCTCGCGTTCCGTTGGCGAGTGGTTATTTGAGCGGCAAGTATAAGCCGGATGCGGTTTTTGGACAGGGTGATGTCCGAGCGAACCATAACGAGGATGTAAGACAGAAACAGCTACGGGCTGTAGCTGAAATTGCTGCCAACGAAGTGCCTTCTGGTCTTGATATGGCGCAGTGGGCTTTGGCCTGGTGCCTTCAGCATTCCGCAGTAACCAGCGTAATTCCGGGCTGTAAGAATGTAGAACAAGTTATCTCCAACGCCAGTGCTGCCGATTTGGACATGGTGAAGGGTAACACGAAATAAGTTGGAAGCTACATTGAAAAAAGCTCTTTGACCTTCGCGTCGGCTGGATCCTTATCGTAGATATGGGTCCAACTGTTCGTGGAGGCGTCGTAAAGATAGTCCTGTTTCCACCACTGGAAATGGATTACGATGTTTCGCACAGCGGATACAATTCTCTCTACTTCCTGATTGGTCATAATAGGGTGTAGAGAGATGCGGATCCAACCCGGTCTAAGCGACTGGTCCCCTACCGTAATAGCCTCAGCGATCTGCGCAGATTGCGCCCACCCTACTCCAAGCAGGTAATGTCCATATGGACCCGCACAAGAGCAACCCCCTCGGGCTTGTATACCGAAGCGATCATTCAGCAGCTGAACAGCTAGGTTGTAATGAATATCGCGCAATGTAAAAGAGACGATGCCATGACGTTCTGTATGATGTCCAGCTAGCAGTGAACATTCAGGTATGCAACGGAGCCCGTTCATTAATTTCTGGCACAGTTCGAGCTCTCTAGTCACCATATAATGACCGCTTCCATTCATTTGGTCTTTTAGCTTCACACATAGTGCCGTCCGAAAAGCTTGCAGAAATCCCGGCGTTCCCCCGTCTTCCCGCATCTCTATTTCATTTGTGTAACGGCGTCCTCCCCAAGGATTGACCCAAGCCACTGTCCCTCCGCCCGGTTCGTCAGGAATACGTCCATTACTTAATGCCTCATCAAAGATTAGAACTCCGTTCGCGCCCGGCCCACCCAGAAATTTATGCGGAGAGAAAAAGATCGCATCCAGCTTCTCCAGTGGTGAGATAGGATGCATATCGATTGGCTCATAGGGAGCGCTGGCAGCGAAATCTACAAAACACAGGCCACCATGACGGTGCATCATCGCGGCAAGCTTCTGGTAGGGGGTCTGAATTCCTGTCACATTCGAGCAAGCTGTAAATGATCCAATCTTCCAGCGGCGATGCTGATACAATCCTAACAGAGCTTCAAGCTGCTGGAGATCTATATTTCCGTTCTTTCCGGGAGGAACGGTTACAACGTCACCAATCCCCTCCTGCCAAGGAAGAATATTTGAATGATGCTCCATATGGCTGGTGAAGATCACGGGACGCTCCTCCATCGAATGGATATTATTTTCCTGGAGCCATTCGGGGAGTCTTAAGCCCATAATACGCTGTAGCTTGTTCACGGCTCCGGTTGTTCCATTTCCGCAGAAGAGCAGGATGTCCTGAGGGCCGGCATTTACATGCTTTTTAATGATTTGTCGTGCTTCATTATAAGCCAGTGTCATAGTTAATCCTGTTGTGTTGGAATCTGTATGCGGATTGCTAACATATGGACCGAAGGCTTCCTGCAGCTTCCGTTCGATCGGTTCATATAAGCGTCCGCTTGCTGTCCAATCGGCATACAGCAGTGGCTGTTTACCATAGGGCGTGGTGATCTGATGCCGAATCCCAATGGTGTGCTCACGAAAGGTCTCAAAATGGTTTTGTAGTGAAGCGGGCGTCTCTGCAGAAGAGGCGTGGATGATGTTTAGCACGGATTTCCCTCCAGCCCGTACACCGTCTGTTCTAAAGTTATGCTGTGTTCTCGGCGTACCAGTAGTTTCTATGGCACCAGTATATGCTTGCTTGGGGAATTGGGTTAAAGCCTAGTTGAATCATTTATATAAATAATTGGACATCGCTTTCTAGTGCATCTTTTAAATAAGCCGCAGCATCGATAATCTCGACCTCTGGCAGCAGCTCTTCTGTTTTAAAGCCCATGATCTCGACAGAGAGCTTGCAGGCATAGAACTTGATGTTTTTTTTGCGAGCCCCTTTTAGAAAATGAATCAGCTTCGGTGCGCCTTGCTCCTCCATCATTTCCTCTAGCATCATTCGGCCCAGTCCGCTGAAGTTCAGATGGGAGAGCGGTAGCTGACCAGGGCCCTTTGGTGTAATGACATCCATCAGCTTCTCATAAATACTCTTATCCTCAAGTGTCATTTTCTCCGGATCACGCACCAGAAATAGGCCCCAGAAAGAGAAGAACATCGTAACCTCGACATCAATATCTCTCGCAGCATTCGCTAGGATCAGTCCTGCCATGGCTTTGTCGTATTCTCCGCTGAACATCAGTAAATTGATTTTTTTACTCACCTACATAGCCCTCCCGTTACTTATTTGGAATGTCATTAGTATGGTGCTGGAGGGGAGAAGTATGCGAAAGGACCTTCTGAATGTAAAAAAAAGCCCCCTTACGGGAGCTCAATCACCTTTATTCTGTTGCCTAGCTTCTACTAATGTACTTCAGAATCTTTAGATTCCGGATCTAAGGTGCTACGGATATCATAGTAACGGGCGGAAAGCCAAATGCTTCCAGTAAATAATACGATGAGTCCAAGAACGATAGAAAATCGCCAGTCGCCTGCCTTGAAGTTCAGTTGAAGTACCGTTAGTACTAGCGAAACCTGGGTCCAGACCAGTGTTCTTTTGCGAAAAGCCGCAATATCTCCAATCATCTTTGGGATATTCCGAATGATCAAATAGGCAATAACTGCGAGGATAAGTGCAAATATAGCAGTTACAGCTAATTCAGAAGAGGATAGGACATGCATTGTCTCAGGCATCCTTTCGGCTTGCAAAAGTATAGGATATAAAAGGTGAATTACTATTTCTTGAAGATACCTAGTGGAGCTCCAGTCGGTAAGAAGGTGCGTCCGAAATGAGCGTTTAGCACAGAAGCGCCACAACCGTATAGAGACACTATACCAATTCCTAGCTCTGCACAGGCAGCAAGCTTGTGGAAGAACTCAGGAGCGATACCGAAGGAATCAAAAGTTAGTCCAAGAAAGAGGAAATCTATCAATACAAAGATGATAAGCAAAACTCTATTAGCCTCAACTGCGCCAATGGTCATAAAGATTGTGAAGATCAAGTAGCCCAGAAATACAAAACCGAGCTGCTTAGGATCTACAGCCTCCGCAAGCGTTGGGCCGAATACGCCGAGCTTGATCAGCCAGCTGCTAGCCATACCGAACCAAAAGAAAGCGTAGGCGCCAAAGGCAGTCATACCAAAGGTGTTATTGTGCTTAGCATCTTGAATTGCGGCGAATAGTTGAGCGAATGCTCCCAGGAAGATAGCCCAAGGAATGACGTAGCTAAGTCCTGTTGTAAGTTCAAGCTTCTGGGAAGAAGCGACCAATGTGACAATAGCCAGTCCGAATAGCCCGATGGCGCTTGGGTCTGCGGTGACGATTTTGACAGATTGGGTGTTAGGGGATTGCGCTGACATAACAGTAAAAGCCTCCATTATTATATATAGTTTTACGCTCTTAAAAACAGCACTCAAGGAGCGCTGTTCATAGGCCTGCCTATCATATCATATCGGTATGTGCTTGCCTATAAAACAACACTCATTTTTTGTCGTGAATTGATGGTCCTATGTCCAATAAGAGGTTATTTAGCTAAGCAAACGAAAATATTATGTCAAGAATAGACATTATATGCAGTGATAATCTTCACAATCTGTTGAAAATTGATGTATAATAGTCAGTGATAATTATTATCAAGTCATAATGAAAAGGCGGTAAGCTTGAAGTGAACAAATGGACATTATTTACGAAGGCGACCCGGTTTTGGAGTTTTTCTGTTATGCTCATCCCGATTGTCTTAGGTACGGTTGGGGCATATGTATGGGAAAGGTCATTCCATCCGGTCTTATTTATTCTAACCTTAATAGGGGCGATTTCGGCGCATCTGTTTTCCAATATGGTCAATGATCTGTGGGATTATCGCAACGGAACAGATACAAAGGCGAAGAATTCCGCTGGTGAAATCAGCACAAACTCCGGGCTGCTGACAGGTGGAATCCTCTCGGAGTCTTTTTATGCAAGGATGACTTGGAGTATGCTGGCGATTGCCATCATATGTGGTGGTGTGCTTAGTATATATAGCGGTTGGAATATCCTCTGGTTTGTACTTGTGGGTGTTTTAATTGCTTATTTCTATGTAGCCCCGCCACTGCGTTATGGATATCGCGGCAAAGGATACAGTGAGTTGGCTATCTTTATAGCTTTTGGGATTATGCCAGTGTTAGGCTCCTTTTTCGTACAAACGGGTCATTTTAGCATGAAGCCAGTAATTCTTTCGTTGCCGGTTGGATTCTTGACTACATTATTGTTGTTTAATCACCATTTCTTACACTGGAAAGCGGATGAGCAGGCAGGTAAACTTACGCTGGTTGTGGTGTGGGGTGAGCAAAAAGCACTTGTATTCTCGCGTGTGCTTCTCTTCACTGGATACGCTTCTGTGGTGGTCTGTGTACTGATGGGCGTACTTCCAGTTTATGCACTATTGGCGCTGGTTACAGCCTTCTGGCCGATTCGTATTTATCGTGGACTGAAGTCGCAAAACGCTTCGCCAGCCTATATCCCGCTCATGGGTGCTTCACAAAAAGCCTCCGTTCGATGCGGAGTAGTGATGGCCACAGCATTATTAATTCAAGGATTATTCTGATACTAATAGTCAACATACAGAAGGAGTGAGCTTTCATGGAAAAGAAGGACAAAGAATTGATGAAGGAAGAACAAAACACTAAAGGCAATCGTATGGTGCTTGGCGATTTTCACTCCATTTTAGAAGAAGGAAAGGTCTGGAAGACGGGTGGATTTACATTGCCAGATGGATCCTTCTGGGCTTATCGTGAACCGGAAGCGGTAGTTATCGTTCGTAATGATACGCTTTATGTACGTGCGAAATTATCTCGCGAGAATCATCAAGTGCAAATTCTAGACAATGCTAAGCATATGTATTACTCTGCGGAGCCAGTGGTCATTCCTGAGGCCGGAGAGATTAGCTTTGAGCTACAAATTCGTTGCCGTACACAAGGCACAGCACCTGGAGATTTGTACGATGGTTATGTATCGCTGAACTTGCTTGATTTTACGACAGGCGCGGCGCTTGACTTTTTTGCGGGAAATGATAAATATGCTAGTGTATATGGTATTTTGCCGTTCCCAGGGGTACAAGTACCAGAGAGTAAAGGAACGAAATATTTCTGCATTTTTAAAGAAGATACGGATTTCAAACCACGTGAATTTAATACCTACCGCATAACTTACCACCGTGGCAATGATGAGGCTGTATTTTATTTGAATGGCAAAGAAGTTCGTCGTGAGAAAAATATACCGATCAAATTCAACAACTTTACAGTGGCGCTCGGAATTATGACGGAGAAGGATCTGAGTCCTGAGGGCAGCGTATCTGTACATGGACAAACTGTTATTGCAGAATGGTCCCCAGTGACGATCACAACGACTGAACAGTAATGCCAAGTAGGCTCAATTGATAAATAAGGGTGTATGGTGTGAATATTAAAAGCTTTCTAAGATTTGTTGAGCTGCCGACGAAAGTAGCCAGTATGATTCCATTTCTAATGGGAACGCTGTATGCCCTGTATCGGTTTGAGGATTTTTATGTGCTGCGGTTTGGATTGATGTTCGTTTCCTTGCTTAGTTTTGATATGGCAACGACGGCGATTAACAACTATTACGATTTCAAAAAAGCTTCCAAAACCCACGGCTATGGCTATGAAACACATAATGCGATTGTGCATTTTAAGCTAAAAGAGAGCACCGTCGTGGCGACGATTGTTATCTTACTAGCTCTGGCTGCAGGGGGCGGGATTGCGCTTGTTACTCAGACGGGGCTGCTGGTCTTTTTACTTGGTGGACTGTCGTTCTTAATAGGTATCCTTTATTCGTTCGGGCCG
This window of the Paenibacillus sp. FSL R10-2734 genome carries:
- a CDS encoding acetate uptake transporter; protein product: MSAQSPNTQSVKIVTADPSAIGLFGLAIVTLVASSQKLELTTGLSYVIPWAIFLGAFAQLFAAIQDAKHNNTFGMTAFGAYAFFWFGMASSWLIKLGVFGPTLAEAVDPKQLGFVFLGYLIFTIFMTIGAVEANRVLLIIFVLIDFLFLGLTFDSFGIAPEFFHKLAACAELGIGIVSLYGCGASVLNAHFGRTFLPTGAPLGIFKK
- a CDS encoding aminotransferase class V-fold PLP-dependent enzyme, whose amino-acid sequence is MLNIIHASSAETPASLQNHFETFREHTIGIRHQITTPYGKQPLLYADWTASGRLYEPIERKLQEAFGPYVSNPHTDSNTTGLTMTLAYNEARQIIKKHVNAGPQDILLFCGNGTTGAVNKLQRIMGLRLPEWLQENNIHSMEERPVIFTSHMEHHSNILPWQEGIGDVVTVPPGKNGNIDLQQLEALLGLYQHRRWKIGSFTACSNVTGIQTPYQKLAAMMHRHGGLCFVDFAASAPYEPIDMHPISPLEKLDAIFFSPHKFLGGPGANGVLIFDEALSNGRIPDEPGGGTVAWVNPWGGRRYTNEIEMREDGGTPGFLQAFRTALCVKLKDQMNGSGHYMVTRELELCQKLMNGLRCIPECSLLAGHHTERHGIVSFTLRDIHYNLAVQLLNDRFGIQARGGCSCAGPYGHYLLGVGWAQSAQIAEAITVGDQSLRPGWIRISLHPIMTNQEVERIVSAVRNIVIHFQWWKQDYLYDASTNSWTHIYDKDPADAKVKELFSM
- the preA gene encoding NAD-dependent dihydropyrimidine dehydrogenase subunit PreA: MADLSINLAGIKSPNPFWLASAPPTNTGYQVQRAFEAGWGGAVWKTLGDPIINTSSRFAAVNFNGQRVAGFNNIELITDRPLEVNLKEIYETKKRFPNHAIIASLMVEPSQQKWHEIVKRVEDVGVDGLELNFGCPHGMAERGMGAASGQQPDLVQAQTTWVKEVATTPVIVKLTPNITDITVVARHAVKGGADAISMINTINSLAGVDIHSWNTIPNVGGQGAHGGYCGPAVKPIALSMVAECARDRGVGIPISGIGGISTWQDVVEFMLMGATGIQVCTAVMHHGFRIVEEMIDGLNNYLDDKGLASVTELIGKSVSRYSNWGDLDLNYKVVARINEENCINCNKCHIACEDASHQCIDMLTNADGKAILQVREEDCVGCNLCSIVCPADGAIDMVPLDTGAAPLTWNERQKVISSLNSSYSEVEVV
- a CDS encoding TVP38/TMEM64 family protein, which encodes MYFLDIMSWLTEDNLRHLLEQYRSFGPFPGIALTFMKSFIPPLPTIAIVGLNGAVYGLWLGFLYSWIGLVAGCVTTFWIIRKVASHRYLRKWAERPKVAKSMTWVRQSGFSYVFLLSIFPVGPFVVVNMAAGLAGMRFRSYILALTVGKAIMVFAVSYIGNDLERFIRQPWEIIYVLVFIGLSLWGVKAIEARFARTVQDGNKVA
- a CDS encoding GNAT family protein, with protein sequence MTDWIFRHTETHRLWLDVRDHNHRARHVYESCGFTLEGTLRDCIKVGERFESLHIMSILRHEYMEREQQQKR
- the hydA gene encoding dihydropyrimidinase; the encoded protein is MKKIIKNGIIVTAADTYTGDVAIENGVITAIGFHLETSGAEVIDASGCYVFPGGIDPHTHLDMPFGGTVTADDFETGTIAAAYGGTTTVIDFCLTTKGQPLQQAVDTWHHKSQDKAVIDYSFHLMVSELNDKVLGELPEIIEKEGITSLKVFMAYKNTFQADDGTLFKTLQAAKKEGALVMVHAENGDVIEYLVEQALAAGNTDPIFHALTRPPELEGEATGRAAYLTELTDSQLYVVHVTCAKAAWKIAEARKKGLRVYGETCPQYLVLDQTALEKPNFEGAKYVWSPPLREQWNQDVLWDALWSGSLQTIGSDQCSFDFKGQKDLGLGDFSKIPNGGPTIEDRFTILYSEGVQKGRISLNKFVDIIATSSAKLFGLYPQKGTVAVGSDADLVIFDPSVERVLSADTHHMNVDYNAFEGFEVKGEPVSVLSRGEFVIRDKQFVGKAGSGKYLKRKRFAAEAPLPSKAEISGGVI
- a CDS encoding NAD(P)-dependent oxidoreductase — its product is MNHSPLTAFTPDMFMRNFAEAEPPLTHKGAIDESNRCLYCYDAPCIKACPTSINIPSFIKRIATDNLKGSAQTIMDSNPVGASCARVCPTDELCEGACVLNDASAPIQIGLLQRYATDWAMNSGVQLFQAGAPNGKKVAVIGGGPAGLSAARELAREGFSVVIYEAKELAGGLDTHGIVSFRLPQSISLWEVEQVEQLGVEIRTGTKVGVDVSVEELKLNYDAIVLAAGMGYVPPIGIEGEKLAGVYDAIALVESTKTGIPLLELMGQRVAVIGAGNTAIDAATCSVRLGATNVKMVYRRTREEMTAYDFEYEFAKQEGVEFSWLTLPKRIVGDELGNVTALECVQMKLTEELGKDGRPVPIPIEGSEFLIPVDAVVVAIGQKRRLDLIDSLGLAHDRGVVRVDEATCRTSDPQIYAAGDIIFGSGKGEAMVVSAAQQGKDAAHAIVKQFSDQQEVVVRSAG
- a CDS encoding aldo/keto reductase; translated protein: MKYRKLGSTGMNVSVIGLGTWQFGGEWGKDFTQAEVDAMLDKAGELGINLIDTAECYGDHLSEKFIGGYLARRKREDWIVATKFGHHFQGHLQREQLWRAEDVLKQLDDSLRALQTEYIDLYQFHSGTDEQFDNDKLWSMLDRQKQAGKIRHLGVSISASGSGVHQTSAAADVQAEAIQVVYNRLDRKPEEEIFPICIENQLGVLARVPLASGYLSGKYKPDAVFGQGDVRANHNEDVRQKQLRAVAEIAANEVPSGLDMAQWALAWCLQHSAVTSVIPGCKNVEQVISNASAADLDMVKGNTK
- a CDS encoding DsrE/DsrF/DrsH-like family protein, which gives rise to MSKKINLLMFSGEYDKAMAGLILANAARDIDVEVTMFFSFWGLFLVRDPEKMTLEDKSIYEKLMDVITPKGPGQLPLSHLNFSGLGRMMLEEMMEEQGAPKLIHFLKGARKKNIKFYACKLSVEIMGFKTEELLPEVEIIDAAAYLKDALESDVQLFI